In the genome of Christensenella timonensis, one region contains:
- the cysK gene encoding cysteine synthase A, whose protein sequence is MKLAKKLTDLIGETPLLQLNNINPSIWAKLEYFNPQGSVKDRPAYYMMKDGIERGLVGENTVIVESTSGNTGIALAYICTCLGLHLVLTMPESMSIERRRLLSALGAELVLTPAADGMRGAIMRAREIRDERSGYMPDQFESPANVRSHRETTAQEILRDMVGDVDIFIAGVGTGGTITGCGQVFKAKRPETQVIAVEPAESPVLSGGKPSPHKIQGIGAGFVPKILDRDIIDEVITVYTDEAYEAARLLSHKEGVLCGVSSGAALFAAMRVAERPENKEKKIVVILPDTGERYLSTDLFG, encoded by the coding sequence ATGAAATTAGCAAAGAAACTGACAGACCTGATCGGAGAAACGCCGCTTTTGCAGCTTAATAACATCAACCCTTCCATCTGGGCGAAGCTGGAATACTTCAACCCGCAGGGAAGCGTGAAAGACCGTCCGGCTTATTATATGATGAAGGACGGGATCGAAAGAGGGCTGGTCGGTGAAAATACGGTGATCGTGGAATCCACAAGCGGGAACACGGGCATTGCCCTTGCCTATATCTGTACCTGCCTTGGCCTACACCTGGTGCTGACGATGCCGGAATCCATGAGCATCGAGCGCAGGAGATTATTATCCGCCTTGGGTGCGGAACTGGTTTTGACGCCTGCGGCAGACGGCATGCGCGGGGCGATCATGCGCGCACGGGAGATTCGCGATGAAAGAAGCGGTTATATGCCCGACCAGTTTGAAAGCCCGGCAAATGTACGCTCGCACAGGGAGACGACGGCGCAGGAGATTTTGCGTGACATGGTAGGCGACGTCGATATCTTTATTGCGGGCGTGGGAACAGGCGGCACCATCACAGGCTGCGGGCAGGTGTTCAAAGCAAAACGGCCGGAAACACAGGTGATTGCGGTAGAGCCTGCGGAAAGCCCGGTGCTTTCGGGCGGCAAGCCATCCCCGCATAAAATACAGGGGATCGGCGCGGGGTTCGTGCCCAAGATTTTAGACAGGGATATCATCGACGAGGTGATCACCGTTTATACGGATGAGGCATATGAAGCGGCTAGGCTGCTTTCCCACAAAGAAGGCGTGTTATGCGGCGTATCGTCCGGCGCGGCTTTGTTTGCGGCAATGCGGGTCGCGGAACGGCCGGAAAATAAGGAAAAGAAGATCGTCGTTATCCTGCCGGATACCGGGGAACGTTACCTGTCCACGGACTTGTTTGGTTGA